One Triplophysa dalaica isolate WHDGS20190420 chromosome 1, ASM1584641v1, whole genome shotgun sequence DNA segment encodes these proteins:
- the LOC130408433 gene encoding GTPase IMAP family member 7-like isoform X1, producing MCLPTRENKNMGANESQPNKRIVLLGKTGDGKSSAGNTILKKQVFVSKASPESVTAECVSGDRKVYGKKITVIDTPGIMDTGLDEELIKSEIIRSVIECAPGPDVFTIVLKVGRYTAHEMQIVDKIVEYCGEDTFKHSVVLFTHGEQLEGQTIEEFVKLSPKLQGLVDKCGGHSHVIDSKYWTKRHVGYKSNRVQVKNLIKAIEQKLKDNENSCYTNELLQMVEEDIQEEMKNINEGKMAPEEKREVAKKIVHKKLLVRLAGVTTGTLTGAFLGVGVAVASVVALLKVASIAGAAAAAGATGLAAGTAGSGIAAGVTGLAAGTAGSGIAAGVTGLAAGTAGSGIAAGVTGAGVGAAGSGIGAGIVGVGAGAAGSGVAVGVIFGAAAFAGAIGGGVTGYKAAEDVDSVSDAIRNAAKLNYENAKAVVKKAEKHQHKLFKKK from the exons ATG tGCCTTCCTACGAGAGAAAACAAGAATATGGGAG CCAATGAGTCTCAACCAAACAAAAGGATTGTACTTCTTGGGAAAACAGGAGATGGAAAAAGCAGTGCTGGGAATACCATTCTTAAGAAACAAGTATTTGTGAGTAAAGCTTCACCTGAATCTGTGACAGCTGAATGTGTGAGCGGTGATAGGAAAGTCTATGGAAAAAAGATCACAGTTATTGACACACCAGGGATCATGGACACAGGTCTCGATGAGGAGTTGATCAAATCAGAGATCATCAGATCTGTAATCGAATGTGCCCCCGGACCTGATGTCTTTACCATTGTTCTGAAGGTCGGAAGGTACACTGCTCATGAAATGCAGATTGTGGATAAAATCGTGGAATATTGTGGAGAAGATACTTTTAAACACTCAGTAGTTTTATTCACTCATGGTGAACAACTCGAGGGTCAGACCATTGAGGAATTTGTGAAGCTAAGTCCAAAACTACAGGGGCTGGTGGATAAATGTGGAGGGCACAGTCATGTCATTGACAGTAAATACTGGACGAAACGTCATGTGGGATACAAGAGCAACAGGGTCCAGGTGAAAAATCTTATAAAAGCCATAGAGCAGAAGCTGAAAGACAATGAGAACAGCTGCTACACTAATGAGCTCCTACAAATGGTGGAGGAAGATATTCAAGAGGAGATGAAGAATATCAACGAGGGAAAAATGGCTCCTGAAGAAAAACGAGAAGTAGCAAAGAAGATCGTTCACAAAAAACTTTTGGTTAGACTTGCAGGAGTGACAACAGGGACATTAACTGGTGCTTTCCTGGGTGTTGGTGTGGCAGTGGCGTCCGTCGTGGCTTTACTTAAAGTGGCAAGCATTGCGGGAGCAGCAGCGGCTGCTGGAGCCACAGGACTAGCAGCAGGAACAGCAGGTTCAGGAATTGCTGCTGGTGTCACAGGACTAGCAGCAGGAACAGCAGGTTCAGGAATTGCTGCTGGTGTCACAGGACTAGCAGCAGGAACAGCAGGTTCAGGAATTGCTGCTGGTGTCACAGGAGCTGGCGTTGGAGCAGCAGGTTCAGGAATTGGAGCAGGTATTGTAGGGGTTGGTGCTGGAGCGGCAGGATCGGGTGTTGCTGTAGGTGTCATTTTCGGAGCGGCAGCGTTTGCGGGAGCGATAGGAGGAGGAGTCACTGGATACAAAGCAGCGGAAGATGTTGATTCAGTTTCAGATGCAATAAGGAATGCAGCCAAGCTTAACTATGAGAATGCAAAAGCTGTGGTCAAAAAGGCAGAAAAACACcaacacaaactttttaaaaagaagTAG
- the myadma gene encoding myeloid-associated differentiation marker homolog: MPLVVLQPSRLMWTRLAALVFTCVAFSVASHGGNLPDGMGDWCVFCWAFSFAGTLLVLLVELLGLQSRAPVSWTNFPITFACYAALFCLSASIIFPLYFVKGSLNKEMRDHRIASTVFSCLATLAYNVEVSLVRARPGEVAGYMATVPGLLKVCETFVASVIFVFISDPVSYNSHPALKWCMAVYCICFVISAAIVVLCVGECTGCLPFPFARFLSAYALLAVAMYLTATIIWPVFKFDNSHSGISSRPDSCRSTFGLCYWDKWVAVAVLTALNFLIYLADLTYSARLVFVTA; this comes from the coding sequence ATGCCGCTGGTGGTCTTGCAGCCTTCCCGTCTCATGTGGACACGTCTGGCGGCTTTAGTGTTCACCTGCGTGGCGTTTAGTGTGGCCTCTCACGGAGGCAACCTACCTGACGGCATGGGCGACTGGTGTGTGTTCTGCTGGGCTTTCAGCTTTGCTGGCACCCTCCTCGTGTTGCTTGTTGAGCTTTTGGGTCTACAGTCTCGTGCACCTGTGTCCTGGACCAATTTCCCTATTACCTTTGCTTGCTATGCTGCACTCTTTTGCCTGTCTGCCTCCATCATCTTCCCCCTCTACTTCGTCAAAGGCAGTCTGAATAAAGAGATGCGGGACCACAGAATCGCCTCGACTGTGTTTTCTTGTCTAGCCACCTTGGCTTACAATGTGGAGGTGAGCCTGGTACGGGCACGACCAGGTGAGGTGGCTGGGTACATGGCAACAGTACCAGGCCTGCTGAAAGTGTGTGAAACCTTCGTGGCCAgtgtaatatttgtgtttattagtGACCCTGTTTCATATAACAGTCACCCTGCTCTGAAGTGGTGCATGGCTGTGTACTGCATTTGTTTCGTGATATCAGCTGCCATTGTGGTATTATGTGTTGGGGAATGCACAGGGTGCCTCCCTTTTCCGTTTGCACGTTTTCTTTCTGCCTATGCTCTATTGGCTGTTGCCATGTATCTAACTGCCACTATTATCTGGCCAGTGTTTAAGTTTGATAACAGTCATTCTGGAATATCTAGCCGACCAGACTCTTGCCGTAGCACATTTGGGCTGTGCTACTGGGATAAATGGGTCGCCGTGGCTGTTCTCACGGCTCTCAACTTCCTGATCTACCTGGCGGATCTGACATATTCTGCCCGACTTGTGTTTGTCACTGCATGA
- the LOC130408433 gene encoding GTPase IMAP family member 7-like isoform X2: MGANESQPNKRIVLLGKTGDGKSSAGNTILKKQVFVSKASPESVTAECVSGDRKVYGKKITVIDTPGIMDTGLDEELIKSEIIRSVIECAPGPDVFTIVLKVGRYTAHEMQIVDKIVEYCGEDTFKHSVVLFTHGEQLEGQTIEEFVKLSPKLQGLVDKCGGHSHVIDSKYWTKRHVGYKSNRVQVKNLIKAIEQKLKDNENSCYTNELLQMVEEDIQEEMKNINEGKMAPEEKREVAKKIVHKKLLVRLAGVTTGTLTGAFLGVGVAVASVVALLKVASIAGAAAAAGATGLAAGTAGSGIAAGVTGLAAGTAGSGIAAGVTGLAAGTAGSGIAAGVTGAGVGAAGSGIGAGIVGVGAGAAGSGVAVGVIFGAAAFAGAIGGGVTGYKAAEDVDSVSDAIRNAAKLNYENAKAVVKKAEKHQHKLFKKK, from the exons ATGGGAG CCAATGAGTCTCAACCAAACAAAAGGATTGTACTTCTTGGGAAAACAGGAGATGGAAAAAGCAGTGCTGGGAATACCATTCTTAAGAAACAAGTATTTGTGAGTAAAGCTTCACCTGAATCTGTGACAGCTGAATGTGTGAGCGGTGATAGGAAAGTCTATGGAAAAAAGATCACAGTTATTGACACACCAGGGATCATGGACACAGGTCTCGATGAGGAGTTGATCAAATCAGAGATCATCAGATCTGTAATCGAATGTGCCCCCGGACCTGATGTCTTTACCATTGTTCTGAAGGTCGGAAGGTACACTGCTCATGAAATGCAGATTGTGGATAAAATCGTGGAATATTGTGGAGAAGATACTTTTAAACACTCAGTAGTTTTATTCACTCATGGTGAACAACTCGAGGGTCAGACCATTGAGGAATTTGTGAAGCTAAGTCCAAAACTACAGGGGCTGGTGGATAAATGTGGAGGGCACAGTCATGTCATTGACAGTAAATACTGGACGAAACGTCATGTGGGATACAAGAGCAACAGGGTCCAGGTGAAAAATCTTATAAAAGCCATAGAGCAGAAGCTGAAAGACAATGAGAACAGCTGCTACACTAATGAGCTCCTACAAATGGTGGAGGAAGATATTCAAGAGGAGATGAAGAATATCAACGAGGGAAAAATGGCTCCTGAAGAAAAACGAGAAGTAGCAAAGAAGATCGTTCACAAAAAACTTTTGGTTAGACTTGCAGGAGTGACAACAGGGACATTAACTGGTGCTTTCCTGGGTGTTGGTGTGGCAGTGGCGTCCGTCGTGGCTTTACTTAAAGTGGCAAGCATTGCGGGAGCAGCAGCGGCTGCTGGAGCCACAGGACTAGCAGCAGGAACAGCAGGTTCAGGAATTGCTGCTGGTGTCACAGGACTAGCAGCAGGAACAGCAGGTTCAGGAATTGCTGCTGGTGTCACAGGACTAGCAGCAGGAACAGCAGGTTCAGGAATTGCTGCTGGTGTCACAGGAGCTGGCGTTGGAGCAGCAGGTTCAGGAATTGGAGCAGGTATTGTAGGGGTTGGTGCTGGAGCGGCAGGATCGGGTGTTGCTGTAGGTGTCATTTTCGGAGCGGCAGCGTTTGCGGGAGCGATAGGAGGAGGAGTCACTGGATACAAAGCAGCGGAAGATGTTGATTCAGTTTCAGATGCAATAAGGAATGCAGCCAAGCTTAACTATGAGAATGCAAAAGCTGTGGTCAAAAAGGCAGAAAAACACcaacacaaactttttaaaaagaagTAG